A segment of the Necator americanus strain Aroian chromosome IV, whole genome shotgun sequence genome:
ttttatttttaatctatGATTTagatcaataaaattttttaaaaaatctgaaattgttCTCATTAGTGAAAAAAGATACGCATAGACCCAATAATACATCAGAAAGCGTCAGAACAACAGATTGAGAAGTAGTGGTTTCATGATTCAGCACGGTGATCGCAGCTTCTAGTctctatctatttatttatttatttatttatttgtttatttatttatttattcattcattcatttatttacaagTGTTTACAAGAGATCGAGAGCCacaaaaaatttctacaagTACTAGAAACGAAAACATTGGTATCTGGAGAACTGGAGAAACTACATAAAGAAAATCTCGACCTATTTAGAAGCCTTAGCACAAACGCTTAAGGGCATACTAAAGGGATTCAGTCCGCGCGGCACACCATACCCTTCCACCCTTTCTTTCACTCCACAGTCGCTGCCGAACGCGTTCAACCGAGTtgccgcgacgcgtccgctgTCGCAAGTAGGTATTGATGTCCTTCCTCTTCTACTCACATGCCAATGACGGATTGCAGAATTCTCCAACGATGGTAAGCTCTTCGGCGTATCAGCGCTTGCCTTCGACGCTGAATGCGTCGCGTTCGCTAGGATGAATGTGCCTGGGGACTACTATATCATGAACCTCACCTTTAGAATTAATTTGATGGAATAGATCAAAATTCAATACTCTGAAACCGTGTATAATACTCATTTCTGATACggaacttttttaaataaagtcTGGATTTTAGTGAGAATTTTGATCCACTTGAAAAACATTTGTGTGGAAGAAGTCTAGTTATAGGTTCGAAAATTTGCCACCGACTTTCCCATCGTCCAAGATCGCGTCTCCAGGATCGTTCAATAGGCGTCGCCACATTTTCTTCGTTGACAATGCGAAATGTGTTTCGTGAACATTGAGAAAGCGACGGCGAGTGACGGCGCGGCAACGTCGCTACCTCTTAACTTAACATAAAacggaaattttaaaaaaaatctacacatCATTGGATTcttctctttgagatctatcacaaaattgagatGTTTTTGGGAATAgagcaaaatgtcgcaaatATCcgctaaaaaaacaatacttgGAACCCAACATACCATGAAGAAATAGCTGAAAAAGTGTTCATAAACTCAAACTTTCGCGTAGTCAGAACATCAAAGTGTTGTTAGAGGAAAGCACATAAAATTGTTggtttatgtttgttttttcattttgtttattttatttgttattatttatctagTACCACTTTTTGCCACAATTCTTCACAGTCGTGCTCCATTTATTATCACATTATTGCTGTAATCAggtaaaatttggaaaaaaagaaatcggtGCTGCTTTGAGACTCGCATCACCCATTTTGGCAAAgactccgaaaaaaaaaactttacgtTCCTGATTCTATTCAGGATTAGAAAGAATATCTGTGTTCTCATTTAATTCAACACCGTTCAtactactttttaaattattttcttcactatCGCTCATTTTGTGCTCTaattttgcagaagaaaacacacagaaagtaatttttgtaacttttttctttcaagtaaTTATTAATACACCTTTTCTAACCATGTAAACAAAGGATAGAATTTTGAAGACCAGTAAACAGACAGTCGCCTAGGACCAGGTCTAGTTTCTCATCGCTAGACAATCGAATttattatccagaaaattactGAAATAATTTCTCCAGGATTAATTGTACATGCTTGTGTAAGCACATAAGCATTTGATTGAACACATTAAAGGTTGAGAAAGaagattttccaattttttccaagaatttccaACAGGAATGAACCAGACAATCGCATGCTGATAAATTAGAGAGGAAAGTAAACATACAATAATCCTTTCATTCATGTGATTATCCCCTGAACAAATGGAATAATATGTTCAGTAAACCTGCAGTTAATACATTGCAGATTTCACCGGTAGTAATCAGTTTTAATTATTATGAGGGCGAGTcccataaaaaattaaaaatcccTTTAAAACTAAGCATTAATAGAAGGGAATTTCTAAAAAGTCAAACGAAACAGAAGGTCAGGCAATTTACCAAATTCGAAGCCTTTCTTTGAAGTTTCAATGGAAAATCTTCAGAATTTCAAGCATACGAATGTTGTTATTtgatgtttgttgttgttacgttgtttgctgttgttgttgttgatgttgacGATGTTTGAATACATCGAAGCACTAACATGAACGAAGAAGGAGGtcaataaagagaaaaaaggagaagaaaaatgaaagaaaacatgaacgaataaggaagaaataacaGATCGCAGTGACATCAACAAATTTCAATgcgccagaaaaaaatcaatagacaCAAAATTCAGTAAACATCGTAAGTTGGAGATAATATGTGGGTTACAATGATCTCAGTAAAGGACAGAATAAGAATACGGCTACATGACTaatatttgaagagaaaaaatcaatatacgATAATCAAATAATGTAGTAATCAATAACAAGGTCTCGGTTTCAAGTTCTTGTGTATCACCTCGCTCTTCGGCCGCCATGGAGAGATCAAAACATCGATGGTGCGAAAAGAACAGATCAGCCCACACATCGTCTTTGGGAAAGAGATGGCGATCCTAGAAACTCCTGATCTTGAGGTGATGTGGTGGTCCCAAGAAGTTTACATCAGCTGAAAAAAACCCCACCTGACTgattgaattaaaattaaacggAAGACGGATCAAAATATCAACTGATTGTAGGTCTCTGACAGCATTTTCTGGATATCAGTACACTGAATGGAACCGAATCGGAAATCTGCAAAATTAAGTAGCTTTGAGTCATTTCATTGGTGtattaggtttttttctgatattatCTGCTGTGTttcttattgttattatttattatcccGGCTCCTTTCATTGTTAGGGGCGGATTTAGCGCAGGTGATACGAGTTCCGCTGTGCACggatggtcgatggttcgaaccCGCCCAAGAGCTAACCGAGCCTGTTATTCCACCAAGGTCAAAAAAATggttccagacttgtctgcgaggataaaaacaccgatttGATCATCAATTGGCCCAGGAAAATCATTGTATCGGCCAGGTGCACGTTCcttaaatctcaaacgattctgaattgaagtgaacgtggtggcgggtctcaagcggattgattagcgccagtgagattatcctttatcctcttttttttgtttttaacaaaaacatttcttttcttatttatttatttcaaaatctcGTAAATTTGTCCGCTTTCTTTTTCGgcaagaaaaagcagaaacgcCTTAGGCCAAattgtcattattttttttctctaaactctatctatgcagaaaaaaaaattcgcttaaAATTTTACTGAAGCAGGTATGTTGGATTCATAAACTACTAGGTGCTCGGACTGAAATATGACTTTCGCCTTCGGCAAGGAATTTAGCTATAAtgtgtgcgttttttttttgtttatcattttgttgtgtttattCGCTTTTTTGTTTACTCGGTAGTTTACCAAGGAGTTGTAGTAGCTCTACTAACGAACTGATCACGTGGAAAGCGCAAAACGTTCGTAGTAGATTCACTCGGGATCTCGCATCGATGTAATTTCGTTGGATTGCTACGGTTTCTTCCGCTGATCTTGCGGATCCTTGCTGGCTGCGTTCACCATCACGTTGTCGATTGGTCGGTCGGTCGGACGGGTCGGTCGGTCGTCCGTCCGTCGTCCGTCGTCCGTCGTCGTCCGTCTCacccgccgccgccgccgccgtcgcCATACCCGCATCACATCAGTCTACCCAGCCCTCTTTTCCGAGATGTCTTACATTCGAGATCCAGTCCGCGCTCTGTATCCATTGCACTCCATTTGTGATTCCACGACCCGAAGCGTGCTAAAATGCGAAGTTCTGTATTGGAATTAGCACTATTATTACTGTACTTTGTTACTGTAACAATTACGAGACAAATTTTCCAACATGCTGAATGGAATCGAGCGCCAGGTTCGGAACTATATCATTCccatttaatttgtttttccgatttatatccttttttctcggattgcTCCGCTTTTCTCACAGTTCGTTAGGAGATATCAATCCGCAGGTTAACGATGACCGCTCCAATTCTGTTGACCCCTAATGGTGTTTCCTCATCTGGTCATCACTCTTGGCGCTAATTGTCCACGGTTCCTGTGGTTAACTCCCATCATATCCTAAGCttcattgattattgatttgattaattgatttcAATCAGTTCAGAGCGCAATTTGATTTGCGCCTTCGTCGTTCCCAAACATTAATACCTGTTCTCGTAAATTTTCCGGGTAGCAAGTCTGGATGCTGGGCTTATCCATGTAACTGGCTTTGACGGCGCATCACGGCAATTGTCCAGTTGCATCGCGGGTAATGAAAACGAATTACACGAATTGATTTGAGTGCATtttacactctttttttccccgctAAGAGGAATTGGGAAAAATCTGGTTTCCAGTAGTTGTggttttcaacaacaaaaaaaaaactaaatgttCTGGAGTATATACGagaatgcagaagaaattttctagaaattccaagattttttttccaaaaaaaaagttcctgaACATTTCTTGAGTTAgtgatttgtattttttttaattctcagGAATTTGTGATCTAATATAGCAGGTCTATTCTTTGCCATTACTTAGTCTTTACCATTCTCTTCCCCTGATATTTCACCtataacattttttcttttacaagtgGGACGCTAAACGATCATTCATTCGTAACGCACATTTATTTGTAGAGATTTTTGGAGAAGATATCTTTGGATACTGTAGTATACTTTCAGGAGTTCTTGGATTAGTATTATTCTATATTAAAACTGTTCATTCTATCATACATATGCAAGCTACCCTTGTATGGACCATGAGTACTGTAACTGATAATTTAAAATACTTCTAACATAAATATTTCGTGGCGGTTTAAATAGAAGCATTTTTTGTCTTGTCTTTCTATTCTGCTATTTtaaatcttttaattttcttgtgGTTCGTTTTCAGGTCACGCCTTTTCCTAAGGTCTTTAATCCCGCTCCATATTTTTGACACTTTTGTCCGGAATAATTGTTTACGGCTCTGATTCTACGAGATTACTTGAGAATCCTTTCTAAATCCTCCGCCCTTTGTAATCttcaccacttttttcttgcgcGGAtccttttcaaggaaaaattccCGGAAATCCAACGCATGGCTGACCTCAgaactctttttctctgaaaggGCTCAATTGGGGGAAAAATACTGCGAAGGGGATTTAGGAACATATACGTTTCCCGACCATAACTTCTATGGAAGACAGTATTGGTGGAACAAAGTGAATGTGTACCTCCGATTTTATAGTTCCATACAAGATACGGCCTTACTGCCATTCGCACATTGAGTTCTAGATTtaattctcgaaatttttgaaaaattcctccATCTCCTTTCTATTTTCGAACTTTGGTCAAACGTTACTGTTCTGGAATCCCCTTTTTATCGCGTTGAGATAGTAACCGACGAATTCATCGCAGAACAAAGTAGAATTCCATAATTTTCCGTACGCTTAGCGTTTTTTCCTCCACCAACTTCCTCTATAAATTAGTTGCTGAAGAAAACTTCTCTAATCTACACGCGGGTGTGAATatgtccgtttttttttgcggcgaaGACCGTGAATTCAGAAGCAACGTTTAAGCGTAACCCTTGGTCAAAGATAAGCTAAGTATCGCTTCGAAGGTTAATCGCAAATATGAGTATTTTCACGGATAGGAGCAAAAAGGTTCATGTTCCCCGGTGCTTTCAATCGTTACGTCGATCGATAGCTAGGaaggttattattattacactGTTTATCCGGATATCAGGTCTATTTAAGTATAATTTCGTTTATCAGCATTATTACTGCAAtttcattatcatttttatttttttaacctttATTGGATTTTAAATATTCAAATGTTTTAAATATTGATCATATATTCATGTTTATATTACTGTATtacattgtttatttatttgttgtttaatgtatttttttatgtttgtattatttttattattattttattgctcATATcttaaatatgaatatgaacatGAATTCTAGTCCGATTGAATccgaaatcaaaaaaattgaaaaattgaaataaaattggaaaaattgaatCCAAAACAGCTTGTTTCAGCCGCAAATGACTGTAGAATGATTTTTAGTACGGATAGagagtgaaatgaaattattattgataAGTAGATAAGGATTATCCTAGCGCTTAGCGTCTAACTTGAGCgaattttcttagatttttggTCGATTCAGAAGCAGGATCATAGGGAGACTAAGgatatatttattttgcaaaaaaaaaaaataatctctcGTTTTGATGATATCCTTggcattttttgaatttagttTGAAAGGATatgctttttcaaatatatgtttacttatttattacatcTTTAATCTCGATTTATTTCGtcttaataaaatgaaaatgaatagtgTAGCTCgaagaaatcaataattaaaCTATATGTGATCGAGACTTTTTTTAAGTGCcagaatgagttttttttttttgctgaaccTACTatgaaatgaagatgaagaaaatgcTACACATTCCCAGAGAAAAATTCCCGTCGAGGAGGACGAGTTTACGCGTAATCGGAGGGGGTTGGAGCAAAGACATTACGCCATCATCGTCAAAATGGAATAATTCGATCAGTAACTGGCTATCTCGTTCGTAATTGGATTCTGATgctcacaaacaaaaaaaacccttgGCAACAATGGCTAACTCCCCCCACCGCGAGATTGCAAGCGCAGCCTGATGTGTGGATCACGAAAGAACGAGTTCTGTGTAATTAGCTGGACAAAAAGTGGACGCTGGCCCGACGTTCTTCGATGTGTGGATGGATAGATCCACAATTAGTTCATTGCGGGATGATCGTCGGGTTTTACGCTACAATTTAAATGTATTTTAATGTAACGTTAAACATTTGCATTCGTCAGCGTGGGAAAATCCCACGCAACTGTTGAGCTCTGAATTATGATTTTAAAAGAtcgaattaaatttaatttaaattaattatacaATTATTATGTAGTAATATATAGGCTATTTTTGGTACCTGAGATAAATTAGATCTCATATCTCTTATAACtgtgaaaagaagttttttctttgacaatttttcaatttttttttgaaaagaataaactGTTGCAAATTATGATCATTATATAAAGAAAATTAGTTGAGTTGGCAGTTGAGGTCAATCAAATCCATACTCCTATAACTGCAAAAAGAAGCTTTTTAGagacttttttaaagaattttttctggagaagaaTACATTGTTGCAAATTATAATTACTATATAGTAAagattactttttatttttgagatcAATCGACTCCAAACTCCTATAACtgctgaaaaaagtttttttttaaggaattttttggaattttcccaAGAAGAATTTGCTGTTATAAAGCTTAAggggaaaaaacaagaagaacgtCTCAATGATCGCTTCTTAATCTCCTTTTCAAGCAAGAAGCTCTTCACATTTcagatcacaaaattttcttttttattttagtgaattcttttgttctttcatcAAATGACCAGGAATTTTACGTATTTGACCCAATTAGTGCCATCGTTTAGCAAAAAGTCGTTTGGAATTGTAGTGTAATTAAACAAGACAGGCATACAACGCAGAATTGTGCCTAGTTTTTGCCaaggaaaagattttttatataaaagaTTTTACAGATTTTATACAATACAATATGAGTAGCAACATGTAGAATGCActaatagtaatttttttagtaatcTAATAAATTTATCTTActgttattaatatttatttattattataatttagtcatttatttcaatttaatgattttttaatttcttcaataaattgtttcacgaattaaaaaccaataaaactgtttttctacacgaaaaaaataatcgcaagacaaaaaacatgaataaagTAGATGAAAAGATATGGAAACAAGAAAAGCATGAAAGCATAAATTTCTgatgttgcaaaaatttgacatgAACCGTTATAAACCGAACTATGTGCATATTGCGTTACGATACATTGCGGTCATTGCGATCACCCTCAACTCCCCCTGGAAAGaagttttcctagaaaaaaacggGGTGGGAGCGGCGTTTCCTCCTACGAGGTatgttagaacgctcctcaaTGCACACGTCTCGGTCCCATTGGCAGCATATTCCTTGGATTTACTTGAGAGGGCTGGTGAGGAAGTGCCATTGATGTTCGACTGATCGCTTGTGGATGCGTCGTGGGCACAGGGGATGATACGTTCCAACTTACCTCGTTGGGATCAATTCGGTTcaaacaccgtttttttttcaaggacgaCTAGGGAGAATTGCGGTGCCGGACAGGGTTGTGATCCGTTAGGGTTGTTTACAACCCTACCGAACTCTACGGGTTCCCGTTGCTTTCCGTGCTAGgtgaattttgtgatacgctacttttaattgaaaaaatacatgaaataaaaaaggttgTGGGAAAACCTAATATTTCAATTAATCTTCCAATTTGTTGATTTCCCCGCCTTTTGACGGAAAACTCCTAACTAAGTCATATGTGTTATTAATGAAATGAGATATGTATGACCGTGAGATCAAAAAATACTTTGGACCAGTTCCTAAGGATAGAGATACGGTTCGTTCTCCTCCATTCGTGTGCCATTCGCCATTGCTTTTCGACCATGATGGCGTTACTGAGACATTGTGGTCGAAAAgccgaacgaaaaaaagtttttttttttgtcctggaACCCTGAAACAGCCCCGGACTACATATCGGGTTTCAAATCAGGGTTGAACACCGGCGGCGATGTAACGGCCACAAGTGCACAACGCTGGTTGGTCATCCATGTTCTTATCTTGAAGGAACCTAAGAGGTGACGCtacaaaatccaaaaattaatCGTTAAAGTTGAGAGAACCATCTTGTtcttctagaaatcttatGTTAGTTGCTTCCTTAAAGTACGCTTTACGGAAGAGAGgagttttttccctttcacTCTTTTCGTccacatttttcgttttctttttcaagatttGCAGAAGATGATTGGAAGAAACTGGTTAAAAAGCAGGTTAACTGCAGTTCGAGCCTCTATTCCACTTCAGTCCTAAAGAACGGATCGGGAAGGTTTTATTTCTAATCAACTACAATACAGTATCCTAACACTTTTGGCTTAACTCTAagcttttttctaaagaacaaAAGTGGATGTTAGAGCTTTTCTCCTTTAACCATTTCTAAGAATATGAATCCTGAAATATTTTAGGAAATTTCTCTAAGCAAAATTTATATTCGACACGTTCTTAGTGCTTTGCCTCTATTCAAAGATTCTATCCATTCGTTAATTTATTGTCGTTATAGTTActaaatcttattttttttaaaatgagtaTCTCTAATGTTTCCTGCATTTTGCTttac
Coding sequences within it:
- a CDS encoding hypothetical protein (NECATOR_CHRIV.G17030.T1) yields the protein MATAAAAAGETDDDGRRTTDGRPTDPSDRPTNRQRDGERSQQGSARSAEETVAIQRNYIDARSRVNLLRTFCAFHVISSLVELLQLLGKLPSKQKSE